Genomic DNA from Torulaspora delbrueckii CBS 1146 chromosome 8, complete genome:
CATCGGACGCTAAATACAGATATGCGCCAACCATTTCTTTTGGACTTGATAAACGGCCCATTGGAACCAATGACATCcactttttctttaactCAAGAGGGCGCGTTGCAGCAATTGGAGTTTCGACATAGCCCGGTGAAACAGTGTTAACTCGAGCAAAGCCCGCCCATTCAACGGCCAAAGATCTAGCCATATGAATAAGAGCAGCTTTTGCTGCATTATAGGCAACTTGCAACTGAGGGACGTTCACAATGTGACCAGACATTGAGGCAGTAATAACAAGAGAGCCAAAACCTTGtcttttgaaaatgctCCCAACATGCTTGGCTACGTAATAAACACTGTTGACATCCACATCCATTATTCTCATCCATTCTGCATCACAAGCCTTGGAATCTTTTTCTGCAAAGTCAACTAATGGGCCGCTTGCCCAAGCAACACCTGCGTTAGCAACCATTGCATTAATCTTACCAAAATCCCTTTCGATTCGCTTAATAGTATTTCCTACTTCTTCGCTATCGGTTAAAGAGCATTTGTAAGCCCTGACTTTTACACCATACATTTTAGATAATGCTTCTACCTCTTTCTCAATGGCAGGGTTTGTATTGTACCACATGGCCACATCAGCACCTGCTTGTGCGAAACCCAATGCAACTTCATAGCCGATACCACCGGAGGCACCAGTCACAGCTACAACCTTGCCCTTCATAGAAAACATGTCCATTATGCTTTCGGGTAATTGCGGGTCAGGTTGAGGGATTGTAATGCCAGATGCTACAGTGGTTGACATTTCTTTGTGTTATTTAACAATGAATACTGTTGAGAATATTTGGGCGGGAGATTCGAATGTATCATGAAATTGAATCAGGCTTCTTATATTACTGCCTTTTATGTCTTCGAGCATAGACGGGTCTCTCCTTACAACATTTAACTCCGTTCGCTGTTTAACTCCGTTTATTGCTTAACTCCTGTTTTGCGTTGAtaaacttcaaagaaagcaGTCGTAGTACCGAGTTCTTGACCAGAGTGAGAGGACTTTTAAGTACTCAAACATTACTTACGGCAGAGGAGCTGGCCACTCCTTTCCGGAGGTTGGGGGGCGTTAATTATGCAATTGCTAAAACGCCTTAATTCCTTAAAGCGAGACAACATAGCTTTTGCTTTGAGAAATGACCTTTGGATTGTTCCAATATAAAGGCTGCGGGTCAGCGTAATCTGCGTAGGATGCCCATCACAAGTTCAACATCCTAGCCAATATACTCGTTGTCTACGGTATTTAATTAAAAGCTCAAATGAATGCTTTTTATGGTGCATGATAGATCGCAGGCAGAATTAAGGTGGTCCGAAGGCCGCATAATATTCTCGACCGCTGTGAAACAGAAATCGTCGGCatactgaaaaattttctaGTTCTTTAGGATTTCAATAGCAAATATAAGATATCTTCATGTTATCCGATGACTGATTCAGGTACTCTATTTCAATATAAACGAAGATGCAATGTCAGCTTTATGTATTTTCCCTGTTTTGTTTGCTTCAGTCACCGGTATTTAATAGCAACAGTAGATTAAATCACTTCCTAAACACAGTAACATTTAAATGCCAATCGCTTTTGAGAGTCTTTACCTCAAGCAACTCTCCTCCTTTCCATGTCCAGCGAAATCCGCACACTTTAACCAAATATTCCTTAACTGTCATATATTTCAAGGCATGTGATGGATCGGTCGCCTTATATTACAGTACTACAATCATATACATTTAAAGACAGCAAATGCCCCCGATTCTCCATCCTTTTCAGGTCACCCAACTAGAATGAGTTTTCATTAATTATATACTTAGTTTGCTTCCCAGATTTACTAGCCGTCCCTATATATTATCATCTTGTATGAATATTGGTGAGAGATCTTGTCGATTTATGGAAACTAATAGGTCATCTTGCTAACCGTTGCACAACTCATAGCGCGGAAGATATCTGACATTAGAGTAAACTAAGATTTTAATATGGTCAAGTTAATACGGTGACATGTAGTGGTTTAACCACCTAACTAACAAAGGAATCGGGCTTGATCATAGATGTATGTTAGGCtgataaatttgatcaaaataATTAATTGCATTGACACGTGAGTAATTAGTGGTAGTAATCAATCAAAACCCTCGATAACCGTGCAATCAAGACTCTAAGCACCATCACCCGAGATATTCATTAGTGCAGCCGCCGCAAACATAATCTGACCTGAAGAGATATCTGGAAAGATGGCAGTCGTCAAACTCATAGCTGATCTCTTTTAAGTTCGCTGTTCTTCTCCTGCGGTGAGCGCTTCCTCCAGTAATTTCATAGCGCGTAAGTTTTTTCTAACTTTCAATTACAAAAGATCTTGTTATTGAACATGTAATACATAGCGGCTTCGTTAGCAATTGCGCAGATGCCTCAGTAAT
This window encodes:
- the TDEL0H04540 gene encoding SDR family oxidoreductase is translated as MSTTVASGITIPQPDPQLPESIMDMFSMKGKVVAVTGASGGIGYEVALGFAQAGADVAMWYNTNPAIEKEVEALSKMYGVKVRAYKCSLTDSEEVGNTIKRIERDFGKINAMVANAGVAWASGPLVDFAEKDSKACDAEWMRIMDVDVNSVYYVAKHVGSIFKRQGFGSLVITASMSGHIVNVPQLQVAYNAAKAALIHMARSLAVEWAGFARVNTVSPGYVETPIAATRPLELKKKWMSLVPMGRLSSPKEMVGAYLYLASDAATYVTGTDIIVDGGYCCA